Proteins encoded together in one Quercus lobata isolate SW786 chromosome 3, ValleyOak3.0 Primary Assembly, whole genome shotgun sequence window:
- the LOC115978878 gene encoding probable inactive purple acid phosphatase 2 codes for MKNSLTAFILFITTIISLFNPSTQSKVSLSITPSVLAKSGDPIRIQWSGIAEPSKLDWLGIYSPPDSAHENFIGYVFLNSSATWQSGSGSISLPLINLRSNYSFRVFRWVESEVNPKKHDHDNNPLPGTAHLLAKSVEVGFGSGRVPEQIHLGFTENADEMRVMFLTGDREERRVRYGLREGKLDHVAVARVERYEREHMCEEPANSSVGWRDPGWIHDGVMKNLKKGVRYYYQVGSDAGGWSSTRSFVSRNEDSDETIAFLFGDMGTATPYSTFLRTQEESIATMKWILRDIEALGDKPAFISHIGDISYARGYSWLWDHFFNQIEPVASKVAYHVCVGNHEYNWPSQPWRPEWSVGSYGKDGGGECGVPYSLKFKMPGNSLEPTGTRAPATRNLYYSFDMGAVHFVYMSTETNFLQGSNQYNFLKHDLESVNRNNTPFVVVQGHRPMYTTSNENRDAPLREKMLEHLEPLFVKNKVTLALWGHVHRYERFCPVNNFTCGSMGLEGEDWEAFPVHIVIGMAGQDWQPIWEPRPDHPNDPIFPQAKRSLYRGGEFGYTRLVATKEKLQLSYVGNHDGEVHDMVEILASGQVLSGSGDSSVDGAGARGEAPQSKFSLLVKGVSVLLLGAFIGYVLGFISRSQKEATPKNSWTPVKTDDI; via the exons atgaagaattctCTAACAGCTTTCATTCTCTTCATCACTACAATCATTTCTCTCTTTAACCCATCAACCCAATCcaaagtctctctctctataacCCCATCcgttttagccaaatcgggcgACCCGATCCGAATCCAATGGTCCGGAATCGCCGAACCGTCCAAGCTGGACTGGCTCGGCATCTACTCTCCCCCGGACTCCGCTCACGAGAACTTCATCGGCTACGTGTTCCTCAACTCCTCCGCCACGTGGCAATCCGGGTCGGGCTCCATTTCGCTTCCTCTCATCAACCTCCGATCCAACTACTCCTTCCGGGTCTTCCGATGGGTCGAATCCGAAGTCAACCCGAAAAAACACGACCACGATAACAACCCGTTGCCGGGCACGGCCCATTTGTTGGCCAAGTCGGTGGAagtcgggttcgggtcgggtcgggtgcCGGAGCAGATCCATCTGGGGTTCACGGAGAATGCGGATGAGATGAGGGTGATGTTCTTGACGGGGGATCGTGAGGAGAGGCGAGTGAGGTATGGGTTGAGAGAGGGTAAGCTCGACCACGTGGCGGTGGCACGTGTGGAGAGGTATGAGAGGGAGCACATGTGCGAGGAGCCGGCGAATTCGAGTGTCGGGTGGAGAGACCCGGGTTGGATTCATGATGGGGttatgaagaatttgaagaaagGAGTCAGGTATTATTATCAg GTTGGAAGTGATGCTGGAGGTTGGAGTTCAACTCGCAGCTTTGTGTCAAGGAATGAGGACTCTGATGAAACAATAGCTTTCCTGTTTGGTGATATGGGAACTGCAACACCATACTCTACCTTTCTCCGTACACAAGAAGAAAGCATAGCGACCATGAAGTGGATACTCCGTGATATTGAGGCTTTGGGTGACAAGCCAGCTTTTATCTCACATATTGGGGACATCAGCTATGCAAGAGGATATTCATGGTTGTGggatcatttttttaatcagaTTGAACCTGTTGCATCCAAAGTAGCATACCATGTGTGTGTTGGTAATCATGAGTACAACTGGCCTTCACAGCCTTGGAGACCTGAGTGGTCTGTGGGAAGTTATGGAAAGGATGGGGGTGGTGAATGTGGTGTACCCTACAGCCTTAAGTTCAAAATGCCTGGAAACTCTTTAGAGCCAACTGGAACCCGAGCCCCAGCTACTAGGAACCTTTACTATTCATTTGATATGGGGGCAGTACATTTTGTATACATGTCAACCGAGACCAATTTCCTTCAAGGGAGCAAccaatataactttttaaagcATGATTTGGAGTCAGTTAATAGAAACAACACTCCTTTTGTGGTAGTCCAAGGGCACCGGCCGATGTATACAACAAGCAATGAAAATAGGGATGCCCCATTGAGGGAGAAGATGCTTGAGCACTTGGAACCTTTGTTTGTGAAAAACAAGGTCACCCTTGCATTGTGGGGTCATGTCCACAGATATGAGAGGTTCTGTCCAGTGAATAACTTTACTTGTGGAAGCATGGGCCTGGAGGGGGAGGATTGGGAGGCATTTCCAGTCCATATTGTTATTGGGATGGCAGGACAAGACTGGCAACCCATCTGGGAGCCTAGACCTGACCACCCGAATGATCCGATCTTCCCACAAGCTAAACGCTCTTTGTACCGTGGGGGTGAGTTTGGGTACACTAGATTGGTTGCTACAAAGGAGAAGCTTCAGCTTTCTTATGTAGGGAACCATGATGGAGAAGTGCATGATATGGTGGAGATTCTAGCATCTGGACAAGTTCTCAGTGGCAGTGGGGATAGTTCTGTTGATGGTGCTGGAGCCAGGGGTGAGGCTCCTCAGTCCAAATTTTCATTGTTGGTTAAGGGAGTGAGTGTATTATTACTTGGGGCTTTTATAGGCTATGTTCTTGGTTTCATTTCCCGTTCCCAAAAAGAGGCTACTCCAAAAAATAGCTGGACTCCCGTGAAGACAGACGATATTTGA
- the LOC115978877 gene encoding probable leucine-rich repeat receptor-like protein kinase At1g35710, whose product MALQRLSFFAFSLILILTLISSPLALSKTLKRDVKALNEIKASLGWRVVYAWVGDDPCGDGDLPPWSGVTCSTQGDYRVVTELEVYAVSIVGPFPTAVTNLLDLTRLDFHNNKLTGPIPPQIGRLKRLKILNLRWNKLQDIIPPEIGELKSLTHLYLSFNSFKGEIPRELANLPELRYLYLQENRLIGKIPAELGTLRNLRHLDVGNNHLVGTIRELIRIEGCFPALRNLYLNNNYLTGGIPAQLANLTNLEIFYLSYNKISGAVPTGLANIPKLIYLYLDHNQLTGRIDSEFYKHPFLKELYIEGNSFKQGVKPIGVHKVLEVSDTEFLV is encoded by the exons ATGGCGCTACAGCGTCTTTCATTCTTTGcattctctctcattctcattctcactctcatttcctctcctctcgCTCTCTCCAAAACCCTCAAACGCGACG TGAAAGCTTTGAACGAAATCAAGGCGTCGCTAGGGTGGAGAGTGGTGTACGCTTGGGTTGGAGACGATCCTTGTGGAGATGGAGATCTGCCGCCGTGGTCCGGCGTCACTTGCTCCACTCAAGGCGATTACAGAGTCGTCACCGAATT AGAAGTTTATGCGGTTTCGATCGTTGGACCTTTCCCTACTGCTGTGACTAATCTCTTGGATCTCACTAGGCT GGATTTTCATAATAACAAGTTGACTGGCCCAATTCCTCCTCAGATCGGACGGTTGAAGCGTCTTAAAATACT taaTTTGAGGTGGAATAAACTACAAGATATCATACCTCCTGAAATTGGTGAACTGAAGAGTCTAACTCATTT ATATCTGAGCTTCAATAGTTTCAAGGGTGAAATCCCTAGGGAGCTTGCGAACCTTCCAGAACTTCGGTATCTCTATCTACAAGAGAATCGTCTTATTGGGAAAATTCCTGCAGAATTGGGAACTCTTCGAAATCTTCGGCACTT GGATGTTGGTAACAATCATTTGGTGGGTACCATAAGGGAACTCATACGCATTGAGGGATGCTTTCCAGCTCTTCGCAACCT TTATCTAAATAATAACTATTTAACTGGAGGAATACCAGCACAACTTGCAAATTTGACCAACTTGGAAATCTT TTACCTCTCCTACAATAAAATTTCTGGAGCTGTACCAACTGGACTTGCTAATATTCCTAAATTGATCTACTT GTACTTGGATCACAACCAGTTGACAGGGAGAATTGACTCTGAATTCTATAAACACCCCTTCTTGAAAGAATT gTATATTGAGGGTAATTCGTTCAAGCAAGGCGTAAAGCCAATAGGTGTCCACAAGGTCCTTGAGGTTTCTGACACTGAGTTCCTCGTTTAG